In Etheostoma cragini isolate CJK2018 chromosome 19, CSU_Ecrag_1.0, whole genome shotgun sequence, the genomic window TAGACACAGATCATGTTTGTTCATGGTTAAGTTTGGTGTAGGCTGTGCTTTCAGGAAAGGGTTTTGGTGGCATTGATGCTCGGAGATGAATTGCACAACCACAACCGCTGATAAAATTATTTATTGTCgcattgttattgttatttaagtcgcagaaccagcacctggacAGCAAACAAGCAGTCAGTGTTATGCATGGCTACCAACATCATATGTGTCAACATATGTATCATCTTTTAACTATTTACTATTATTTAAGTTACAATTTCATTTGATCCTTTTGGATTTTAACCGATCACTTACAAATTCATGAACCGgcttcaattttaaaaaaaaaggacaaataaagTAGCTATGATTAAAAGGTTGATGCTGGTAACTTCAAACAGCcaacttaaaaaacatttaagaaatggAACAATGAAAATTACATCTATAGTTTCATCAACATGCCAATGTGGAGCTCCTAAAagtctttttaaaaaggttattGACAAAGGAGATGAATTAAATAGATTAAAGATGACGATTCATGCTAATCCTAATGTAATCATAAGTCTAGACAAACTTTAGACATTTgcagatgttattttttttagtccTATGAACGTTTTGATGTATACAGTATTGGAAAATGTGAATTTATTGTCAGGTATTTGAACTATTTTGCAACTGCACCCACATTTTCCATAATCAGGTAACTTTCTTGATTTTAACAAATTGAAGATTAGTAATTACTGTCTGACAAAGGTTTACTCCACTGACCTTACTGTTCTGCATGTTTCCTGTGGTTGATTATCAGGTGCTGTCTCCTCACCGGTCATCAGGTTAGCGGGGACTGACCGAGAGAAAGGAGGAGTGGTGCTACAGTGTGAGTCTGGAGGCTGGTACCCAGAGCCTGAGGTGTCGTGGCTGGACGGTGAGGGAAACCTCCTCTCTGCTGGACCTACAGAGACCGTCAGAGGTCCTGATGATCTCTACACTGTCAGCAGCAGAGTGACTGTGGAGAAGAGACCCAGCAACAGATTCACCTGTAGAGTCCAGCAGAAGGACACCAACCagaccagagagacacacatttaTGTTACAGGTAAGCATGATTTGTTAGATGATAGATATGTTCCAGTTTTAAATAATTATCATGTTGTTCTAGCAGCTCAAAATGACAGAGAATCGCGTTTCTTGTTATGTGGCCAACAATCATTAGAGCAAATAAGAGTGAGGTGACAAATTATCAGAGCACCAAATTCTGCATTGAGATGGGTCAACAAACACAGGACCGTTACTCAGGGGTTCATGTCCTATTTGAAATTAAAGgtcaatgacattttaaaatgaacagagTTTTACAGGTacaggttagggttaggacCTAAGTCTGTGATGTTACACCTTCACGATATGGCATcactgtaatataatataaggCTTTATTGCAAGCACAGGTCCATTTTACACATCATTCagtaaaaaagcataaaaaggaTGATTCAAACATACATAATAATTCCATATTTGCCTATAGGATATACAGACTATTGCACCACTAGAAGTGTAACTAAAACAGCTTTTCCGAATACTGACTAGGGCTTCAATTATGTGGTTCTCTGACTTGTCCAGACGACACATAAAACTGGACATCAGTTGTCTTAAGAGTGTCTCACAGGTTGGCGCTCTGGCggacacaaacagctgactgGCACTGTGGCCCCTAGGGACACCAAGCAGCAGCCTCATTGCGTCATTGTATGCTACCTTAAGCCTCTGCATCCTTATTGCTTAAGTTAGTTTTGTTTGGTGCATTTAATACCTATTCTACCTAACCCTAAGTGAATTTGCTGCCTAAAGTAGTGTAATATCATGTTTACTATGCATTTAAAACTGTGGtcgttattttaaaataaacagtcaCATGACTACATCTACATGATCAAACCACCACCATGCTGCAGTAAAGCCCTTTTGCGAGTCTTTGGAAATGGACCTTTAATGTCGTGTAGGTATGAGGATGTGTTggttattgtgttatttatgaTTTCAGATGATTTCTTTGAGGTCCAGTGCAGTTCTTCTGTTCCCATCATCACTAGTTTGGCCGTTAGTTTGGCTGTTTGCATCCTGTtacttctcttttctttgtggaaatggagacaaaacaaaatcagtaaGTCACAAATTAACTGCAGTGTTTTGTACATGTCAATGATTCTGATGTTCAGGGGAAAAAGTGATCTTGTTTAGTGTTATTGGActgaaatgtcagtgttttaaatgtaatgtagttACTAAACATGTTGTGGGGTTCATTCAAATGTGGGTGTTTTATGCCTCATTTTAGACTCAAATGTTTCATATGCTGTCATTTCCAAAACATAAagtaaatgttatattttattattcttatatTAAACTGCCTTTCTTTACCCAGACATGAAGATGAGCCACATAGGTGGCACAGAAAACCGAACTAAAGATCAGTTTGACACTGCAGAAGAAACCAAGGCTTTAACAggagaaaagggaaagaagatCAAACGTGTAAGTaaagaaacaggaagagaaaaacactgaGTCAGGTAAAATAAGTTAGCACATTTCTTagtatttatctttttttcagtttcactgctttattttctatttgcaCAAACGGAAAGTTAATGCACTAAGGCCAAGCCCTTTGTGACCTTTATCACCCATAGGCACTATTGTACTCAAAGACCCACGGACAGTTGTCTTGTAgtgatttctttatttctatGGTGAAGACACTCAACAAgccagtttttttctgtgtgtgttttgtctgtttcagaaaggaCAAGACCATGAAAGTTCCCAGACTACGTCCCAGGATGACAGCCTGACCAGCCCAACCAGTCAGGACTCAGCCTTGGGACGCATCACTGTGGATGAGGTCGACCTGAAGGGAACATATGTCCGTGTTAGCAACAAGTCCAATCAGGTAATGCTGGTGTGTGAGGCTGGACTGTGTGTGCCTACTTGATGCTAATTTTACATCTTAGAGCTATGAATTGACAAAGAGTATCCATATACACTTTGTTAATGCAGTTACTATCTGAGTTTGAACTTTAAACTCAGTTTGTGATGCGGCCATTAGCCATCAAAACTCAAAGCAAACTGAGTCACATCCTGTACACACTACTCTTGGTTATACACTTAATATGTTTTGGGAAGATGATCAATGgtaaacatgaatatatatttagtgTCTCATCCTCCCTTTCCCACTCTCTTTCCATGCTGCAGGACCAACCACTGGAAGGCTGGGAATTACATTTACAGATcaacaacagaaaacccagcacgttcagatttttcttttcattcataCTCAAGGCTGGAGAGACTGTCACTGTGAGTGTTTCCTGGTCGTTTGTTGAATTCTTCTCTGTTGTTGTTCTCTCCCTCTAACCCTACATGATATCATCATAAATCAAAGCTTCAACCATAGAAGAGAACTCTTATTGTTTCTTCTATGCTGTGTTTTGGCGCTGCATNNNNNNNNNNNNNNNNNNNNNNNNNNNNNNNNNNNNNNNNNNNNNNNNNNNNNNNNNNNNNNNNNNNNNNNNNNNNNNNNNNNNNNNNNNNNNNNNNNNNgtgtgtgttgtatatctcTCAGCTGGAGGCAAACAAAAGTCTTGAACCTGAGAAGTCCCAGGAGCGGCCCGGCCCCCAGACCAATCAGGACTCAGCAGAGGGACACGTCATTGTGGATGAGGTCGACCCAGAGGGCAAATATGTCCGTCTTCGCAACACACGCACCGCGGTAATGTAGTCAGTGTGTGGATGAACACTGTGTGATTACTATGAGAGCATAGATAGTCTGTTTTGTAGCTCAACATTAACTAAGTGTGTCCAGTAGTTTTCTAAATGAGGCATTCACACTTAGCTAACGACCTGCTTAAAGCCGGCCTGGGAAAGGTCAAGCACGGGAAAGTTTTTTTGGCTGCTGGAAATTCAATTTCCATGCAGGAGTCATCAAAAAGGATccataaagagaagtctaaagaaaactgacaacaaagcacaacaaacacacaaaccccaaCATGAATTGTGGCCAAACAGATTGtagatgattgtgattgtgaacaaaggaatttaacattttggaGTGAATCGTTGAGCCAATATAACCACAAACCTTTCTAACAATAAGAATCCCATACCATTAAACTATGACTACCTGTGGTGATGTGTcagtgtctctttgtctcattCCTCTTCTCTTGAACAATTTCTCTCCCACAGGACCAAGTACTGCAAGGCTGGGAAGTACACATACGAGTCAATAACAGAAAACCcatcatacacacattttccaaattcTCTCTTAAGGCTGGAGATACTTTCACTGTGAGTTTGTTCTAATTTCTCAACTTTCGTTTGTCACATTTTAACTCCAATCCTACTTGAAGACATTTGTGAAGTGAAGTTAGCCTTTATTTATCTGATCATTGAAACAACCTCTCCCCTGACCAGGTGGAGTTGAGAGAGAAACACTGGGACTCTGGAGACCAACTGCTGGTCTCCCTCTACAGCCACACTGGAGAGGTCTGACATCACCTCTCATCACACACCTGGACAAACACACTATATGGCCAAAAGTGTGTAGACACACACCTGTCTGCATACTTTAGTGTATCTCcatctggattttatttttatgtttggtCAAAGCTGTTAGTTCCAATGAATGAAATCTTAATACTGCAGCATCTAATGATATGTTAGACAACAGTGTTCTTCCAACATGGATACAGACTCGTTCCTGTTTCAATGTGCACAAGGCCAGCTCTAAAAGAAATGGGCTTTTTAGGTAAATTTGGTTTGGAAGAATTTGGGATTAACTGGAATGTTGACGATGAGATCTTCCTGTCCAAAGAGTTCTGAACACCTGCAACCATCATGCATCagtcaataaaaaagaaagaaaaagaaaagcttgatCAAAAATAGAccctaaaacagagacacacaatcAGATCAGACCTGAAGATAACactagattaaaataaaatatttctttaccTCCTGCACGTACATCTTCAGCCAGCTGGACAACAAATAGAAGatcaatgtttttatgatgTTCTTTGTGATCAGAACTGAAAATAAGTACACTCTGATTCCTAACTATTCTCTTTAAACCCAAACCCATGTCAGGTCTCGAGTAGAAGAAGATCTCTAATGTAGACCGGGAGCCAGATCTGATCAACATCATGTTCCCAAACCTGGTGTGGTGGTCCACCTCCATTTGGCCATATAGTGTAGTTATTAACCAACACAACCTGTTTCTCCTTCAGCTACAGGACAACAGCACAACTTTCATAattctgttttctctgtctccaACAGGAAATATCCACGAAGAAAGTTGATGGAAAGATGAATTCTGATGTGCGGACGTGAAAACATCGAGTCATATTCATCTGAAACATGGTGACTTTTATCTCTGTGNNNNNNNNNNNNNNNNNNNNNNNNNNNNNNNNNNNNNNNNNNNNNNNNNNNNNNNNNNNNNNNNNNNNNNNNNNNNNNNNNNNNNNNNNNNNNNNNNNNNGAAAGATGAATTCTGATGTGCGGACGTGAAAACATCGAGTCATATTCATCTGAAACATGGTGACTTTTATCTCTGTGGAGAATTTGATTTGGAATCAACTAAATGAATGGGACATGTTCTGGGAACATCAAATCCATCATGATCACCGTTTGGATTTTGTGGTGCATTAATTTGCAAAATATTTGGTTCATAAAGTGGTGGAAATGGCAGCGCTGCCGctcagttttatgttttttttgtaaagcgtTGCTTTAGTTTTATTGCTAAAGATAttccaaacaaaactaaaagagCACAGCACCCATTAGCTCGCCAAATTATAACACATGCAGAatataaactaaaacaaagattTAAGCACAACAGGCTCTAACTAGTAACTCTTACCAGTTTTTTAACAACAGCTTTTAACACAAACTCTTTTAACACAACAGCTACTAACACAACAACTTTTAACACAACACCTTTTAACACAACACCTTTTAACACAACACCTTCTAACAACAGCGTATCTACCCGGACCGCACGGCGGACTGATCTCTACATTCAGCCGCCCAGACTGATCAATCCAAGAGCATTTTGAACCCTCACTGGGCTGGTTGCAGGAAGGGGATTAGCAGGATCCACAGCGGCCAATCAACATCAAGGCCTGGAACAGGGAAGTGGGCGGAGCCATCACGCCGGCCAATCCTCTCCGGGCAACCACACAGAGAGatttacatacacaaacactagAAGCCTAAACTAacctaactaactaacttttCATAATTAAGGCTCGATATAACTTTCAATCCCAGAACTCAACTGGTATAAAGACAAAtggttaaattaattaatatcacAATCAAAATGGGAGCTGCTGTAATTTATTCTGTATGTTTAATGATTTAATGTCTGTGTTAAATGTCTTGTCCTCTGGAACACAAATGGAGCTAatttctttcaggaagacctaactattaattgatgctctcctaaatcaaatcagctgttatcctaataaatgtatattttatcatataTCTGTTTAAATCCTcccaggaagacctcactcttaatcaacgCTCtacctgctaaaccaatcagaatcacacACAGTTGTCAAGGACCAATCagagagtcacaaccctgctttaaaccatctgtttctccctttgctatcagctgtgcaaccctccacctccagtcctctaccGGTCcagagcctccttcggtctggtcttggGGCTCCTTCATcaccaccaccggtgtctagactccatcgggggggggtctgatggttctctacacctatatatatatatatagatatatgaaatattcgtgtagcgatggagtctaattgccaaagactttgtacattttattaagcTGTACAttaaaccttatttgcatatcgGCTAACATGTCTCTCCTGGCTGAAATACATATCGACAGCTGTCAAATCTGTTTTATCTTCACACTAAAgctattttttgttattgttttaattcagtGTATACTGTCATTGTAGAATCCCCTACTCcattttatgtaataaaaagatggaaagatCTTCAGATGCTGAgttctgtattttattattatttgtaatatttgctTTGAGAAATATCATCTTtctggttgttgttttgtcgTGTAGGTTAAAATctgaagaaaacacattttgcatttactGAGTGATGTTTTcgacattcttttattttttgctgaatTAGTTGTGCTGACAAACCTTTTAATATACGTTTTCAACTGTATTAACAAATACAATTATGCTGTGTATTATTTTGGTTACTTTTCCTTGATTGCTTGTTTACACAGTAAGCGGTaagcttgtaaaattaaatgagaatcaaagtcatgaaaaaagaaaataattgataaaaaaatatcaaaattattctttaattaaatcgttcctttctgtgtttgtctattgtctcagtttattgtttgtaaaaatCTTTTAATACATGCATAACATGGAGATAAATATATTCTTTACATATAACGTTGTTGTGTTTAGTCTGAACTGAATGTTATGTTTTACTCTATTTTTAATGATACGATGCTTGGTTATCTGTCGGCTAGAACAATAATGAAGTTGAAGTAATTTGGCATAGTGCTGCTATATATCTGTTGGTCTAGTTNNNNNNNNNNNNNNNNNNNNNNNNNNNNNNNNNNNNNNNNNNNNNNNNNNNNNNNNNNNNNNNNNNNNNNNNNNNNNNNNNNNNNNNNNNNNNNNNNNNNTGGTTATCTGTCGGCTAGAACAATAATGAAGTTGAAGTAATTTGGCATAGTGCTGCTATATATCTGTTGGTCtagttaatattaaatatattactCATGGTGAAACTgagacctgtaacagcaaagtTTATTCATTTAACTACAGCACACTGTTGGCCCAAAATGTTCAAATACACTCACACAATCAGAACAGTTTGACCatgaaaacttgaaaaaaaaaacacacaagcatgttataaaaaccaaaaaacataTTCAGTAAATCTTCATAACTAAAGTACAGTTCCTAACTATGCCATCCAACATTTAAATCTTctaaagctgtttttaaaatggctgcctttgtttgttttgatccTCTGTAGCTTCGACACCATGTGACACCTttcacattgtcacattgtCATGTGATGATACATGATTTATGTAAAAGTATGGCTTCATATCCTATTTAATAATTAAGACTGAGTAaacctctccctcctctctcggAGTCAAGTGTCCTCTAAATGTCCTCCGTCTGGTCCAGGTGTTTCAGTATTTGCTccttgtggttttgttttgtttggattaATTTCATGTGTCTTCTTCATCAGTCTCTCTGTGTCCATTCCCAGTTTTTGaagttctttctttctctcctccaggTTCCAGCTGTTCTTTATTATGATGTCTTTGAATGTTAAGTATCCCTGAGCTTTGATGGCTATTTTATCTCCCTCCTTCTCAGATACTTCTCTCTCCACTGATTTAACCTTCTCCTCATTCTCCTTCGCctgtttctctgctttctcttcTTGGTCTTTGAGTTGTTCTTTCTGCTTCTTCAGTTCCTGTCCCAGTTCAGTCAGTGTATCAATAAGCTGTGTCATGTCTTTATCTTTCTTCTGTGActcctcttttattttcttgttttcttccttgAGCTCCTCTCTGCTTCCTCCTGCTTCCATCAAACCCTGCAGCTCTCTggtcttctcttcctctctggttTTATTCTTGGGTTGCTTCTTGCTCTCTGTGTTGCAACAGAAGCAGTGTTGTACATGTGTTATACTGTGTGGTATCATGTCATAAGAAccatgaaaataaacaatagaaaACTCAAATATTTTGCTCACCTGTTTGGTTCTGTCTCCATTTCCAGACACTGTGACCAACTGTGAGAACAAACATGAGACCAAACAACACGCTGAAGGCAACAGCTGCACTACAGCTGGATGGAGACATGAAGAAATCCTCTGGaataataaaagagaaaacCACATTTATAGAAAACAAGACGCTGATGTTTGACAGAAAGGAAGCTGAAACCGACGAAAGGTTTTCTACCtggaacatgaatgtgtgtctctctggtctGGTTGGTGTCCTTCTGCTGGACTCTGCAGGTGAATCTGTTGCTGGGTCTCTTCTCCACAGTCACTCTGNNNNNNNNNNNNNNNNNNNNNNNNNNNNNNNNNNNNNNNNNNNNNNNNNNNNNNNNNNNNNNNNNNNNNNNNNNNNNNNNNNNNNNNNNNNNN contains:
- the LOC117962130 gene encoding butyrophilin-like protein 10, yielding MAATVQQSFRTIPQTEGLSLQAPFRPLSVLVFCLFLTPSCRGQSVLLGPPQAVVALVGDNVILPCHLEPAEDVTAETLEWTRSDLDPGLVYVWRNGQDLVKARNPFYKGRTSLFIDELKRGNISLKLSNVQPSDQGTYACGMPLLHKQSSIQLVVGAVSSPVIRLAGTDREKGGVVLQCESGGWYPEPEVSWLDGEGNLLSAGPTETVRGPDDLYTVSSRVTVEKRPSNRFTCRVQQKDTNQTRETHIYVTDDFFEVQCSSSVPIITSLAVSLAVCILLLLFSLWKWRQNKISKSQINCSVLYMSMILMFRGKSDLV